The Cloeon dipterum chromosome 3, ieCloDipt1.1, whole genome shotgun sequence genome includes a region encoding these proteins:
- the LOC135938350 gene encoding sodium-coupled monocarboxylate transporter 2-like → MSAKLRLDETPFVLKEDEATCQPHISYFQWPDYVVCALMLLVSAGIGIFYGIQAKRKKASADDILVGGRQMATFPMSMSLLASFMSAVTLLGNPAEMYNYGTQFVMIGFAYIVTTPITAYLFMPVYHRLELTSAYEYLEMRFNKAVRLIGCCIFTFHMITYMPIVVYAPALALNQVTGLHTYAAVSIIFVVCIFYTSIGGIKAVIWTDTFQVLMMFAGMMAVVFKGTADAGGFGYVWQKAEETGRNEFFNMNVDPRERHTFWSMIVGGSFLWTSTYAANQAQIQRFLTVPTEKQAVRFVTLIAIWINCVGLVTLLLVCCWGGLVMYAYYFDCDPLTAGQVKASDQLLPLFVMDTMGSLPGIPGLFTAGIFSGALSTVSTGLSALAAITLKDFMVGACKMNLSDERQAGLAKWISLIYGLISFGIVFIVAQIGGVLQAALSIHGIVGGPILGLFSLGLLVPWVNWKGAFTGTITGLVFVAWMGFGAQAEAAMGHISFPKKPLYTFGCNCTVGQPPLPPPEGYPDVFPLYAVSYMWYSPIGWFVTTLVAVLVSWLTKFNDPRQMDRRMLSPGLTKLMDSLPLDWQEKLNWPLLSKEKEDKDKNVSGKMIFLS, encoded by the exons ATGTCGGCGAAGTTGCGGTTAGACGAGACGCCGTTCGTGCTGAAGGAGGATGAGGCCACCTGCCAGCCACACATTTCGTACTTTCAATGGCCGGACTACGTCGTCTGCGCCCTGATGCTGCTCGTCTCGGCCGGCATCGGCATTTTCTACGGCATCCAAGCCAAGAGAAAAAAGGCCAGCGCCGATGACATCCTCGTCGGCGGCAGACAAATGGCCACCTTTCCCATGTCCATGTCGCTCCTCGCCAG CTTCATGTCCGCAGTGACCTTGTTAGGAAACCCAGCCGAAATGTACAACTACGGCACGCAGTTTGTCATGATCGGCTTTGCCTACATTGTGACCACGCCGATCACGGCCTACCTTTTCATGCCCGTCTACCACCGCCTCGAGCTCACCTCTGCTTACGAG TACCTGGAGATGCGGTTCAACAAAGCAGTGCGTCTTATTGGATGCTGCATATTTACATTTCATATG ATTACCTACATGCCAATCGTAGTGTACGCGCCAGCCTTAGCACTTAATCAGGTAACCGGTCTTCACACTTATGCTGCGGTCAGCATTATCTTCGTCGTCTGCATTTTCTACACGTCAATA GGAGGAATAAAGGCTGTGATCTGGACGGACACGTTCCAAGTGCTGATGATGTTCGCCGGCATGATGGCGGTCGTTTTCAAAGGCACCGCTGACGCTGGTGGTTTTGGCTACGTCTGGCAAAAGGCAGAGGAGACCGGCaggaatgaatttttcaa TATGAATGTTGATCCCCGCGAGAGACACACTTTCTGGTCCATGATCGTCGGCGGCTCGTTCCTCTGGACCAGCACGTATGCCGCAAACCAGGCGCAGATCCAACGCTTCCTGACGGTGCCCACCGAAAAACAGGCTGTGAGGTTTGTTacattaat AGCGATCTGGATAAATTGCGTGGGTTTGGTGACTCTGTTGCTGGTGTGCTGCTGGGGCGGCCTGGTCATGTACGCCTACTACTTCGACTGCGACCCTTTGACTGCCGGG CAAGTCAAGGCGTCCGATCAGCTTTTGCCGCTCTTCGTCATGGACACGATGGGCAGTTTGCCCGGCATCCCGGGCCTCTTCACCGCTGGAATTTTCAGCGGTGCTCTCag CACCGTGTCGACCGGGCTATCAGCGCTGGCGGCCATCACTTTGAAGGACTTCATGGTGGGCGCGTGCAAAATGAACCTGTCGGACGAGAGGCAGGCAGGCTTGGCCAAGTGGATCAGCTTGATCTACGGCCTCATCAGCTTTGGCATCGTCTTCATCGTCGCGCAAATCGGCGGTGTTCTCCAG GCGGCTCTCAGCATTCATGGGATTGTCGGCGGTCCGATTCTTGGGCTGTTCAGTCTCGGCCTTTTGGTTCCCTGGGTAAACTGGAAG GGCGCATTTACTGGCACGATAACAGGCTTAGTATTCGTCGCGTGGATGGGATTCGGCGCTCAGGCTGAAGCGGCCATGGGACATATCTCATTTCCGAAAAAGCCACTTTACACTTTCGGCTGCAACTGCACCGTCGGGCAACCCCCACTACCCCCACCTGAAGG CTACCCCGACGTTTTTCCTCTCTACGCGGTGTCCTACATGTGGTACTCGCCCATCGGGTGGTTCGTCACGACTCTGGTGGCCGTCTTGGTCAGCTGGCTGACCAAGTTTAATGACCCCAGGCAAATGGACCGCAGGATGCTCTCACCCGGTCTGACCAAACTTATGGACAGTCTTCCCCTCGACTGGCAGGAAAAGCTCAACTGGCCGCTGTTGTCGAAAGAAAAGgaggacaaggataaaaatgtGAGTggcaaaatgattttcttgtcctaa